Proteins co-encoded in one Nonlabens agnitus genomic window:
- a CDS encoding PA14 domain-containing protein, with translation MKARLLYSLLIALTSLPIMAQVGINSVDPKATMDIEAIETNSSTAEGLIAPRLTGDQIRDKDAQYGTDQTGTLIYASAAVTSSPSAKTINIDAPGYYFFDGSIWLKVAAGVDDTNLATTNLTQDAETRTYDLNSQDLNFTNGSFGINKPNPNGQLDVEGTRNEDAFRFTQTNNLTGEKDVFTVEDQDIGGGGQDHSSVLKVLKSGSINPGDDGFSLIELASTSSDPGANKYWISGRTVDEGAPFWGVDITDNDFWSIGGIQLGALPSSNGTYTGGYFRVNANGDTGIGTVNPNARLQIDEDSADLDHIIFQINTSSGRPLNILQPDVTDINTPFTFQTNNAFNFRTDNTDALTILNTSQLALPSYVGNFQNETPTRILGLDAAGNVISSSPVSGADGTDDAWVNDPGNSRIILGSQSDGTTARTANTEFVSLDNGNIGVGIDMPTSKMHIVGGSNSPSIGLAESVNLQARLTNPNGGSVVQLLETGDRTIRIGINPTYSLYGGAGAFSMNAYSTRTGEQDSDFISYDFQTERLILLPNTGGGANEVGIGVNEPTAKLHIVPNNGLAALRVEGVTTGSSSDDLMTIDANGVVHKASRSLGQPGMQFYTYAISGGSPDVNNLRTNVVPIRSGSYSGVLNSNTAYTVMAPATRDRFAIKMVGTYEVKNSGNFTFTEVNDDGARIYIDDTLVLNFWTDGANDTNSATVNLAKGKHKIEFWHYENAGGENFRFNWGSNPDGNSGEIRANQFTVE, from the coding sequence ATGAAAGCACGCCTACTCTACTCTCTACTAATTGCGTTAACATCACTTCCTATCATGGCTCAGGTAGGTATCAATAGTGTAGACCCCAAAGCAACTATGGATATTGAAGCCATTGAAACCAATTCCAGTACAGCCGAAGGTCTCATAGCGCCCAGATTGACTGGTGATCAAATTAGAGACAAAGATGCGCAATATGGCACTGATCAAACGGGAACGCTTATATATGCCAGCGCTGCAGTCACCTCAAGTCCATCTGCAAAAACAATAAATATTGATGCGCCGGGCTATTACTTTTTTGATGGATCTATCTGGTTAAAAGTGGCAGCTGGCGTTGATGATACCAATCTAGCTACTACAAATCTGACGCAAGATGCAGAAACCAGGACCTATGATCTTAATTCACAAGATCTTAATTTTACTAATGGTTCTTTCGGTATTAATAAGCCCAATCCAAATGGACAACTGGACGTAGAAGGCACTAGGAATGAAGACGCCTTTAGGTTTACTCAAACGAACAATCTTACTGGTGAGAAGGATGTTTTTACTGTTGAGGATCAAGACATAGGTGGTGGCGGTCAGGACCATAGCTCTGTTTTAAAGGTTCTAAAAAGCGGCTCTATTAATCCTGGTGATGATGGCTTTAGCCTCATTGAACTGGCTAGCACTTCTTCTGATCCAGGCGCTAACAAATATTGGATTTCTGGTAGAACTGTAGATGAAGGCGCACCCTTTTGGGGAGTAGATATTACCGATAATGATTTTTGGTCTATTGGCGGTATTCAACTAGGTGCCTTACCAAGCTCTAACGGAACTTACACTGGTGGTTATTTTAGAGTAAACGCTAACGGTGATACTGGTATAGGTACTGTAAATCCTAATGCTCGTTTACAAATCGACGAGGACTCTGCCGACCTGGACCACATCATATTTCAAATAAATACATCTTCTGGTAGGCCATTAAATATATTACAACCAGACGTTACAGATATTAATACTCCTTTTACTTTTCAAACAAACAATGCTTTCAATTTTAGAACGGATAATACCGATGCATTAACAATTCTTAATACTTCTCAGCTTGCTTTACCATCTTATGTTGGTAATTTCCAGAACGAAACTCCTACTAGAATTTTGGGTCTAGATGCGGCTGGTAATGTCATTAGTTCTTCTCCAGTTTCTGGGGCAGATGGTACAGACGATGCATGGGTCAATGATCCAGGTAATTCCAGGATTATATTAGGTTCACAAAGCGATGGAACCACTGCAAGAACAGCCAATACAGAGTTTGTCTCCCTTGACAATGGTAATATTGGTGTTGGTATAGATATGCCAACAAGTAAAATGCACATTGTCGGTGGTAGTAATTCGCCTTCCATAGGTCTCGCAGAGAGTGTAAACCTTCAAGCAAGATTAACGAATCCCAACGGTGGGTCTGTAGTCCAGCTATTAGAAACTGGAGATCGTACTATTAGAATAGGTATCAATCCAACTTATTCTTTATATGGTGGTGCTGGAGCCTTCTCAATGAACGCCTACTCCACACGCACGGGAGAACAGGATTCCGATTTTATAAGTTATGATTTCCAAACCGAACGATTAATTTTACTGCCCAATACAGGCGGTGGCGCGAATGAAGTTGGAATAGGTGTCAATGAGCCAACAGCGAAGCTACATATTGTTCCAAATAACGGTTTGGCAGCTTTGCGGGTTGAAGGAGTTACCACAGGAAGTAGTTCAGACGACTTAATGACAATAGACGCAAATGGTGTAGTCCATAAGGCTTCTAGGAGCTTAGGACAGCCAGGTATGCAGTTTTATACATATGCTATTTCAGGAGGATCTCCAGACGTTAATAATTTGAGAACCAATGTTGTACCCATTCGTTCCGGTAGCTACAGTGGTGTTTTGAATTCTAATACTGCCTACACGGTGATGGCACCCGCAACAAGGGATAGGTTTGCAATAAAAATGGTTGGTACTTATGAAGTAAAAAACTCGGGAAATTTTACTTTTACAGAAGTTAATGATGATGGTGCAAGAATTTATATAGATGATACCTTAGTGTTAAACTTTTGGACAGACGGTGCCAATGATACTAATTCCGCAACAGTGAATCTTGCTAAGGGTAAACATAAGATTGAGTTCTGGCATTACGAGAATGCTGGCGGTGAGAATTTTAGGTTTAATTGGGGTTCAAATCCTGATGGTAATTCTGGCGAAATTCGGGCCAATCAATTCACAGTAGAGTAA
- a CDS encoding DUF5522 domain-containing protein encodes MKKFIPLEDGDYYLTPDGYRCFTEQYHLKRGYCCESGCRHCPYGFNKKNKN; translated from the coding sequence ATGAAAAAATTCATTCCTCTTGAGGATGGCGATTATTATCTAACTCCAGATGGTTACCGGTGTTTTACTGAGCAATATCACTTAAAACGAGGCTATTGTTGCGAGAGTGGTTGTCGTCATTGTCCTTATGGCTTCAACAAGAAAAATAAGAATTAG
- a CDS encoding DUF4136 domain-containing protein encodes MKNTFLLLFAFVALVGCQTVRVSQDYTIGTDFNQYKTYAYFKKGVDEAKISELDKKRILRAIDSEMGARGFTKSENPDVLVSIFTDTKERVDVYNNFGWGFGWGWGGWGGFGFNGPFNNNVNRTTEGVLYIDLIDAKDKELIWQGVGTASLKSSPEEKVERTNEMVREILMQFPPKPKR; translated from the coding sequence ATGAAAAATACATTTTTACTTTTATTTGCCTTTGTCGCTCTGGTAGGATGCCAGACCGTGCGTGTCTCTCAAGATTATACCATAGGTACTGATTTCAATCAATATAAAACGTATGCCTACTTCAAAAAAGGTGTTGATGAGGCGAAGATTTCTGAATTGGACAAAAAGCGAATTCTTAGAGCCATTGACAGTGAGATGGGCGCAAGAGGTTTTACCAAGTCTGAAAATCCAGATGTTTTGGTAAGCATTTTTACTGATACTAAAGAACGTGTAGATGTTTATAACAATTTCGGCTGGGGCTTTGGCTGGGGTTGGGGCGGCTGGGGCGGCTTTGGATTCAACGGCCCATTCAATAACAATGTGAATAGAACTACTGAAGGTGTTCTCTATATAGACCTTATCGATGCAAAAGATAAAGAGTTGATCTGGCAAGGTGTAGGTACTGCTTCCTTAAAATCTTCTCCTGAGGAAAAGGTCGAACGCACTAATGAAATGGTACGTGAGATATTGATGCAATTCCCTCCAAAACCGAAGAGATAA
- a CDS encoding META domain-containing protein — protein MKTLVSIFLVGFLLISLNSCDETRQVLNTGSRVELNGSYNVTQLNGTTVNNNQTINFNGLGKTVSGNAGCNTYNASFTIETYQLTIGDVALTRKSCPDMKAENDFLAALDKVTSYQKTDGTLNLLDANNTIVIKAAAAN, from the coding sequence ATGAAAACATTAGTTTCAATTTTCCTAGTAGGTTTTCTCTTGATCTCGCTCAACAGCTGTGATGAGACGCGCCAGGTATTAAATACCGGTAGCCGTGTGGAATTAAATGGCAGCTACAATGTGACCCAATTGAACGGCACTACGGTCAACAACAACCAAACCATCAATTTCAACGGATTGGGTAAAACGGTTAGTGGAAATGCTGGGTGCAATACTTACAATGCTTCATTTACTATTGAAACCTATCAGCTTACCATAGGTGATGTAGCATTGACCAGAAAATCTTGTCCGGATATGAAAGCGGAAAATGATTTTCTAGCAGCTCTTGATAAGGTCACTTCCTACCAAAAGACAGACGGTACATTAAATTTACTGGACGCCAACAATACTATTGTTATTAAGGCTGCGGCGGCTAATTAA
- a CDS encoding cation diffusion facilitator family transporter, translating to MSNEQSAIRTTYFSIIGNTLLAIIKGLAGIFGNSYALIADAIESTTDIFASVLVLLGFKYAKRPADENHPYGHGKIEPLVTFAVVAFLVVSATVIAVESIENIQTPHKVPKAWTLIVLGVIIIWKEVSYQIVIRKSRTTNSSSLKADAWHHRSDAFTSIMAFIGISIAITFGKGYETADDWAALLASGFILYNSYLILRPALGEVMDEQIYDELIEQIRSRSLDVEGVLDTEKCFVRKSGMKFHIDLHAIVDGDISVKSGHDIAHDLLDHLRNEIPSLGHVLIHVEPFEE from the coding sequence ATGAGTAACGAACAGTCTGCCATACGAACCACCTACTTTAGTATCATAGGCAATACGTTACTGGCTATAATCAAAGGTCTGGCAGGGATTTTTGGTAATTCCTATGCGCTTATTGCAGACGCTATAGAATCTACTACAGATATTTTTGCATCGGTATTGGTGCTTTTGGGTTTCAAATATGCCAAACGACCTGCCGATGAAAACCATCCTTACGGTCACGGTAAAATAGAGCCATTGGTCACTTTTGCGGTGGTGGCTTTTTTGGTCGTTTCTGCTACGGTTATTGCTGTTGAAAGTATCGAGAATATACAGACGCCGCATAAGGTTCCCAAAGCTTGGACGCTTATTGTTCTAGGTGTAATTATCATATGGAAAGAGGTTTCCTATCAAATCGTGATCAGAAAAAGTCGAACCACCAATAGTTCCAGCTTGAAAGCAGATGCCTGGCACCATAGAAGTGATGCATTTACATCGATAATGGCTTTTATAGGAATTAGCATCGCCATTACTTTTGGGAAAGGTTATGAAACCGCAGACGATTGGGCAGCATTGCTAGCTTCTGGATTCATCCTTTACAACAGCTATTTGATTTTACGACCGGCATTAGGTGAGGTCATGGACGAGCAGATCTATGACGAGCTTATTGAACAAATACGTTCTAGATCCTTGGATGTCGAAGGCGTGTTGGACACCGAGAAATGTTTTGTTCGCAAGTCTGGAATGAAATTTCATATTGATCTGCACGCTATCGTGGATGGAGATATATCCGTGAAATCAGGCCATGATATTGCTCATGATTTGTTGGATCATCTAAGAAATGAAATCCCTAGTTTAGGTCATGTGTTGATCCATGTGGAGCCTTTTGAAGAATAA
- a CDS encoding trans-sulfuration enzyme family protein, with product MKHFETEAIRAQMERSQYKEHSTPLYLTSSFVFDDAEEMRASFAEEKERNLYSRFTNPNTSEFVDKICKLEGAEAGYAFATGMSAIFTTFAALLDSGDHIVSCRSVFGSTHTLFTKYLPKWNITTSYFTADEVDRIESLIKPETKVLYIETPTNPAIDILDMEKIGAICKKHDIVFLVDNCFATPYLQQPIKYGADLVIHSATKLLDGQGRVLGGVTVGRKDLMREVYLFARNSGPAMSPFNAWVLSKSLETLAVRVDRHCDNALKVAEFLEQQDKISMVKYPFLKSHPQYETAKKQMKKGGNIIAFELKDGLKAGRTFLNNIKLCSLSANLGDTRTIVTHPASTTHGRLAVEDRLAVGITDGFVRISVGLEHEEDVIADIEQALAAV from the coding sequence ATGAAGCATTTTGAAACTGAGGCGATAAGAGCCCAAATGGAACGTTCTCAGTATAAGGAACATTCCACACCTTTATATTTGACATCCAGTTTTGTTTTTGACGATGCAGAGGAAATGAGAGCCTCTTTTGCAGAGGAAAAGGAACGTAATCTGTACAGTCGTTTTACGAATCCCAATACATCAGAGTTTGTAGATAAAATCTGTAAACTGGAAGGCGCTGAAGCTGGTTATGCCTTTGCTACAGGAATGTCTGCCATCTTTACAACCTTTGCTGCACTACTCGATAGTGGCGATCATATTGTATCGTGCCGCAGCGTTTTTGGCAGTACTCATACGTTGTTTACCAAGTATTTACCTAAGTGGAATATTACCACCAGTTATTTCACGGCAGATGAAGTGGATCGAATTGAATCCCTTATAAAGCCAGAGACTAAGGTCCTTTACATTGAAACGCCTACAAATCCTGCGATTGATATTCTGGATATGGAAAAGATAGGTGCGATTTGTAAAAAGCACGATATTGTATTCTTGGTGGACAATTGTTTTGCGACTCCATATCTGCAGCAACCCATCAAATATGGAGCAGATCTTGTCATTCATAGCGCGACGAAATTACTGGATGGTCAAGGCCGTGTTCTGGGTGGTGTGACCGTTGGCAGGAAAGATTTGATGCGTGAAGTGTATTTATTTGCACGCAATTCTGGTCCAGCGATGTCACCCTTTAACGCTTGGGTACTTTCTAAAAGTCTGGAAACACTAGCTGTAAGAGTGGATCGTCATTGCGACAATGCTCTCAAAGTAGCTGAGTTTCTAGAGCAACAGGATAAAATATCCATGGTGAAATACCCATTTCTCAAATCTCATCCGCAATATGAGACGGCCAAAAAACAAATGAAAAAAGGTGGTAACATCATTGCATTTGAATTAAAAGACGGGCTTAAAGCTGGGCGAACCTTTTTGAATAATATCAAGCTGTGCTCGTTAAGCGCCAATTTAGGAGACACCAGGACGATCGTGACCCATCCAGCATCTACCACGCACGGCAGGCTTGCAGTAGAGGATCGTCTAGCTGTTGGTATCACTGATGGATTTGTGCGTATATCAGTTGGCCTAGAGCATGAAGAAGATGTCATAGCAGATATCGAGCAGGCGCTTGCAGCCGTGTGA
- a CDS encoding OsmC family protein: MKVTLERKNTEYLLEAKGASGIPVMIDNKGSEVVQGSSPMELILMGVGGCSAIDIISILKKQKQEIESYKVEVTGDRVEQDGSKPFKAIQVMVSLEGAIDAAKAQRAADLSFQKYCSVSKTFDSVVEITYHVILNGKAIS; the protein is encoded by the coding sequence ATGAAAGTGACTCTAGAAAGAAAAAACACGGAATACCTGCTGGAAGCCAAAGGAGCCTCTGGAATTCCTGTAATGATTGACAATAAAGGCAGTGAAGTAGTACAGGGTTCCAGTCCCATGGAGCTGATCCTAATGGGTGTAGGTGGTTGCAGTGCGATTGATATTATTTCCATTCTCAAGAAACAGAAGCAGGAAATTGAAAGTTATAAAGTTGAGGTGACTGGCGATCGAGTGGAGCAGGACGGCTCCAAACCTTTCAAAGCCATTCAGGTGATGGTTTCTCTGGAAGGAGCAATTGATGCTGCCAAGGCACAGCGCGCAGCAGATCTCAGTTTCCAGAAATACTGTAGCGTCTCTAAAACATTTGATAGTGTTGTAGAGATCACGTATCATGTCATACTTAACGGTAAAGCCATCTCATGA
- a CDS encoding GIN domain-containing protein, which produces MKKIILIACLAIAGTINAQVSKDLSRFNRLKIDSNAQIEVHLSQTSKIQFSGSEDQLDQYIISNEPGTLELRTSNDKDSRYRIYTNDLKALQIEGNAIVTFKGFDTLDRLSIKTSKDALVDLGSIVVTNLVVDKDKDSTVRVAAASGATYRVDGKDSESI; this is translated from the coding sequence ATGAAAAAGATCATTTTAATTGCTTGCCTAGCGATCGCTGGAACTATCAACGCTCAAGTTTCAAAAGACCTGAGCCGCTTTAACCGACTCAAAATTGACAGTAATGCCCAGATTGAAGTTCATTTATCGCAGACGTCCAAAATTCAGTTCTCTGGTAGCGAAGATCAACTAGATCAATACATCATTTCCAACGAGCCTGGAACTCTTGAATTGCGCACCTCTAATGACAAGGACAGTCGTTACAGAATTTACACTAATGACTTGAAGGCTTTGCAAATTGAAGGCAATGCTATCGTGACCTTTAAAGGGTTTGATACGTTGGACCGTCTATCTATCAAGACCAGTAAAGATGCTCTAGTAGACCTTGGATCTATTGTAGTCACCAACTTAGTGGTAGATAAAGATAAAGACAGCACTGTAAGAGTTGCTGCAGCCAGCGGAGCTACCTATCGAGTGGATGGCAAAGACTCAGAATCGATCTAG
- a CDS encoding alpha-ketoacid dehydrogenase subunit alpha/beta, with product MQRLDYKNKDLEKSVLEKGFRNLVTAKAMTELYEENFKTVSKYVHATSRGHEVIQTAVGMQLLPQDYMFPYYRDDAMLLAIGMKPYDLMLQLLAKKADPFSGGRTYYSHPSLNDIDKPKIPHQSSATGMQAIPATGVALALSLRESGDLLTGINEPTVEQKAIFGTESGASSSGRRERVTEDSNPHEMLKQVQHDRANGIVVCSLGDASVTEGEIAEALQMAALKQLPILYLVQDNGWDISANAAETRAQNAYEYAAGFHGIERISIDGTDFEQSYNTLNKVIETMRTERRPFLVHATVPLLNHHTSGVRMEFYRDDLEESRERDPYPKMRQLLLDNGFTVQDVDGFDAFAKAETKKALQQAMEMPDPEPADLFTHDFAPTPITEERGERSPKGAEKVVMVDCALFAIEELMRKHPECLLYGQDVGGRLGGVFREAATLAQKFGDNRVFNTPIQEAFIVGSTVGMSAVGLKPIVEVQFADYIWPGLNQLFTEVSRSNYLSNGKWPVSMILRVPIGAYGSGGPYHSSSMESVVSNIRGLKIAYPSNGADLKGLMKAAYYDPNPVVIFEHKGLYWSKVKGTKGATSVEPSEDYVLPFGKAWVLQEIWKKEEEETLSIITYGMGVHWAMNATKELGLQDRVEVVDLRTLHPLDYDTVFASVKKCGKCLVVTEEPSENSFSRALQGRIQEECFKYIDAPVMVIGSENMPAIPLNSVLEETMIPSTEKVKVKIQEILNY from the coding sequence ATGCAGCGGCTTGACTATAAAAACAAAGATTTGGAAAAGTCAGTATTAGAAAAAGGGTTTCGAAATTTGGTGACCGCGAAAGCCATGACAGAACTCTATGAAGAGAACTTCAAAACGGTTTCTAAATATGTGCACGCGACCAGTCGCGGGCATGAGGTGATCCAGACGGCGGTTGGTATGCAATTATTGCCGCAGGATTACATGTTTCCGTATTATCGGGATGATGCGATGTTGCTGGCGATAGGCATGAAGCCCTACGATTTGATGTTGCAGTTATTGGCAAAAAAAGCCGATCCGTTTTCTGGTGGCCGTACCTACTATTCACATCCATCATTGAATGATATTGATAAGCCCAAAATCCCGCATCAATCCAGTGCTACTGGGATGCAAGCGATTCCTGCTACTGGAGTTGCTTTAGCCCTGAGTCTTCGCGAAAGCGGAGACCTCCTCACTGGAATCAATGAGCCAACCGTAGAGCAAAAAGCCATCTTTGGTACCGAATCTGGTGCCAGTTCGAGCGGCAGGCGAGAACGAGTGACAGAAGACTCTAATCCGCATGAGATGCTGAAACAAGTTCAGCATGACAGAGCAAACGGCATTGTCGTATGTTCCCTAGGCGATGCGTCTGTAACTGAAGGTGAGATTGCCGAAGCGCTACAAATGGCAGCCCTCAAGCAACTTCCCATTCTTTATTTGGTTCAGGACAACGGTTGGGACATCAGCGCTAATGCTGCTGAAACCAGAGCTCAAAACGCCTATGAATATGCCGCTGGATTCCACGGGATTGAGCGCATTTCCATTGACGGGACTGATTTTGAGCAGAGTTACAACACTCTGAATAAGGTGATTGAAACTATGAGAACTGAGCGTCGACCGTTTTTGGTTCACGCGACAGTACCGCTATTGAATCACCATACCAGCGGTGTGCGTATGGAGTTCTACCGCGATGATTTGGAAGAATCCAGAGAGCGCGACCCTTATCCTAAAATGAGGCAATTATTGCTGGACAATGGTTTTACAGTGCAAGATGTGGATGGTTTTGACGCTTTCGCGAAAGCGGAAACCAAAAAAGCTTTACAACAAGCGATGGAAATGCCAGACCCAGAACCAGCCGACTTGTTCACGCACGATTTTGCACCAACGCCCATCACCGAGGAGCGCGGCGAGCGATCACCAAAGGGCGCAGAAAAAGTGGTGATGGTAGATTGTGCACTATTTGCCATTGAAGAATTGATGCGCAAACACCCAGAATGCTTGTTGTACGGGCAAGACGTAGGCGGCAGATTAGGCGGCGTTTTTAGAGAAGCCGCAACGCTGGCACAGAAATTTGGCGATAACAGAGTCTTCAACACACCTATCCAAGAGGCATTCATCGTAGGAAGCACCGTAGGAATGAGCGCGGTAGGATTAAAACCCATCGTTGAGGTACAGTTTGCAGACTACATTTGGCCAGGATTGAATCAGCTGTTTACAGAGGTTTCCAGATCCAATTATTTGAGTAACGGTAAATGGCCGGTTTCCATGATATTGCGCGTACCGATTGGAGCTTACGGTAGCGGTGGACCGTATCATTCCAGTTCGATGGAAAGCGTGGTCTCTAATATTAGAGGTCTTAAAATTGCGTATCCATCTAACGGTGCCGATTTGAAAGGCTTGATGAAAGCGGCCTATTATGATCCAAATCCGGTAGTGATTTTTGAACACAAAGGGCTGTACTGGAGTAAAGTCAAAGGCACCAAAGGAGCGACCAGTGTAGAGCCTAGCGAGGATTATGTATTGCCTTTTGGCAAGGCTTGGGTCTTGCAGGAAATCTGGAAAAAGGAAGAAGAAGAAACCTTGAGCATCATTACTTACGGTATGGGCGTACACTGGGCGATGAATGCCACAAAGGAACTTGGTTTACAGGATAGAGTAGAAGTAGTGGATTTGAGAACCCTGCATCCTCTGGACTATGATACCGTTTTTGCCAGCGTTAAGAAATGCGGGAAATGTCTTGTGGTGACTGAAGAACCTAGCGAGAACAGTTTCTCACGCGCCTTGCAAGGCCGCATTCAGGAAGAATGTTTTAAATACATTGATGCTCCAGTAATGGTCATAGGTTCAGAAAATATGCCGGCTATACCATTGAATTCTGTGCTTGAGGAAACCATGATCCCATCGACGGAAAAGGTGAAGGTGAAAATTCAGGAGATTTTGAATTATTAG
- a CDS encoding dihydrolipoamide acetyltransferase family protein: protein MATTTDFILPKMGESITEGTILNWLVQEGESFAEGDILVEVGTDKVDNEVPAPCDGTMVKHLFGNGDVVEIGEPIAQIEPSDGSTKENTSSKLEAKILKKPSGLEDIQKGSKASAASQNKTGLSPDSYRDRERVASRTQKPISSSYINKDLFVSPLVDKIARENHMSYEELARIPATGTEGRLRKSDVIQYLNDGRPHQFAQAVSNEPDPTAYRIPQLKFDKGTGKIIEMDRMRSMIADHMVYSKHTSPHVTAYVEADLTDLVNWRNANKVAFQEKHGEKLTFTPLFVDAVARAIKEFPNINASVDGKNIIVKENINVGMATALPSGNLIVPVVKNADQKSLAEIAADVNRMANLARENKLGGDDIKGGTFTISNVGTFGSLMGTPIINQPEVAILATGIIKKRAEVITRNGEDSIEIRSMMMLSLSFDHRVVDGFLGGSFLKQVALNLEEAPQTNY from the coding sequence ATGGCAACAACGACAGATTTTATACTGCCCAAAATGGGCGAATCCATTACTGAAGGAACCATTCTCAACTGGCTGGTTCAAGAAGGTGAATCCTTTGCAGAAGGCGATATTCTGGTAGAAGTAGGAACGGACAAAGTAGATAACGAGGTGCCGGCACCATGTGACGGGACAATGGTCAAGCATTTGTTTGGGAACGGTGACGTGGTTGAAATAGGTGAGCCTATCGCGCAGATTGAACCCAGCGATGGATCTACAAAAGAAAACACTTCTTCAAAACTAGAAGCAAAGATTCTCAAAAAACCTAGCGGACTGGAAGACATTCAAAAAGGCAGTAAAGCCAGTGCGGCCTCTCAAAATAAGACCGGTTTGAGTCCCGATAGCTATCGGGATCGAGAACGAGTCGCCTCAAGAACTCAAAAACCGATTTCCAGTTCGTACATCAACAAAGACCTATTCGTCAGCCCTTTAGTAGATAAAATTGCTCGCGAGAATCACATGTCTTATGAGGAACTTGCACGTATTCCTGCCACTGGAACAGAAGGTCGTTTGCGTAAAAGTGATGTCATCCAGTATTTAAATGATGGTCGTCCGCATCAGTTTGCACAAGCTGTAAGCAACGAGCCAGACCCTACAGCCTACCGTATTCCTCAATTGAAGTTTGATAAAGGAACCGGTAAGATCATTGAAATGGATCGGATGCGATCCATGATTGCAGATCATATGGTGTATTCAAAACATACCAGCCCGCACGTGACGGCTTATGTAGAAGCAGATCTAACCGATTTGGTGAACTGGAGAAATGCGAATAAAGTAGCTTTTCAGGAAAAGCATGGAGAAAAGCTCACTTTTACTCCACTATTTGTAGATGCAGTAGCGAGAGCCATTAAGGAATTCCCGAATATCAATGCCAGCGTTGACGGTAAGAACATTATTGTCAAAGAAAATATCAACGTAGGAATGGCAACCGCATTACCATCTGGAAACCTCATAGTTCCCGTTGTAAAAAATGCTGACCAAAAATCGTTAGCAGAAATTGCTGCAGATGTCAATCGCATGGCAAACTTGGCCAGAGAAAACAAACTAGGTGGTGACGATATCAAAGGCGGAACATTCACGATTTCAAACGTGGGAACTTTTGGTTCGTTGATGGGAACGCCCATTATCAATCAGCCAGAGGTTGCTATACTAGCCACAGGAATCATAAAAAAACGCGCTGAGGTCATTACTAGAAATGGAGAAGACAGTATTGAAATCAGGAGTATGATGATGTTATCACTGTCCTTTGACCATAGAGTTGTGGATGGGTTTTTAGGAGGAAGTTTCCTGAAGCAAGTGGCTTTGAATCTAGAGGAAGCTCCGCAAACTAATTATTAA
- a CDS encoding acyltransferase gives MAIYSFKGHIPVIHESSFIHPLAAVIGNVIIGKNCYVGPSAVIRGDWGEIILEDGVNVQENCTVHMFPGKSIRFAESAHIGHGAVIHGANLGRNCLIGMNSVIMDDAVIGDECIVGAMSFVKAEAVFESRSLIVGNPAKKIKEVSDEMIAWKTAGTKLYQQLPTDCHESMREVEPLREIPKNRPVQEDFYKTLQENKKDSSV, from the coding sequence ATGGCCATTTACAGTTTCAAAGGACACATTCCAGTGATACACGAGAGTTCGTTTATTCATCCGCTGGCGGCGGTGATTGGTAATGTGATCATCGGGAAGAATTGTTATGTAGGGCCTAGCGCTGTGATACGTGGCGATTGGGGCGAGATCATTCTGGAAGATGGCGTCAATGTGCAAGAAAATTGCACGGTGCATATGTTTCCTGGTAAGAGCATTCGCTTTGCAGAGAGCGCACACATAGGCCACGGTGCTGTGATTCACGGCGCGAATTTGGGACGCAATTGTCTCATCGGTATGAACAGTGTGATCATGGATGATGCTGTGATAGGTGATGAGTGCATTGTTGGTGCTATGTCATTCGTAAAAGCCGAAGCCGTTTTCGAATCCAGATCATTAATAGTCGGAAATCCCGCCAAAAAAATCAAAGAAGTAAGCGACGAGATGATCGCCTGGAAAACCGCTGGCACAAAACTCTATCAACAACTTCCTACAGATTGTCACGAGTCGATGCGCGAAGTGGAGCCGCTACGAGAAATACCTAAAAATCGACCAGTGCAAGAGGATTTTTATAAGACGTTGCAGGAAAACAAAAAAGATAGTTCCGTATAA